A single genomic interval of Candidatus Acidiferrales bacterium harbors:
- the rplM gene encoding 50S ribosomal protein L13, with product MSSDYSTKSFTTEDVEKKWFVVDAEGKTLGRLATKIAVLLRGKNKARFTPHNDTGDFVVVINAGKVKVTGKKSDTKVYFHYTGYPGGATYVKYKELLGRKPEAVIEHAVKGMLPKNRLGSRLFTKLKVYAGSDHPHKAQKPIAVEI from the coding sequence TTGTCATCTGATTATTCTACGAAGAGTTTTACTACCGAAGACGTAGAGAAAAAATGGTTCGTTGTGGACGCGGAAGGGAAGACCCTCGGAAGGCTTGCAACGAAAATAGCCGTCCTTCTTAGAGGCAAGAACAAAGCCAGATTTACTCCGCACAACGATACGGGGGACTTCGTCGTCGTCATTAATGCCGGAAAAGTTAAAGTAACGGGCAAGAAATCCGACACGAAGGTTTATTTCCATTACACCGGCTACCCGGGTGGCGCGACTTATGTGAAGTATAAGGAGCTCCTCGGAAGGAAGCCGGAGGCGGTCATTGAACATGCGGTAAAAGGAATGCTCCCGAAGAATCGGTTAGGATCAAGGTTGTTTACCAAGCTGAAAGTTTATGCCGGTTCCGATCATCCACACAAGGCTCAGAAGCCTATTGCAGTTGAAATT